In Xenopus laevis strain J_2021 chromosome 2S, Xenopus_laevis_v10.1, whole genome shotgun sequence, a genomic segment contains:
- the ouro1.S gene encoding thread biopolymer filament subunit alpha yields the protein MTEKQVKASSSAVRYGASYGSNRIFSSGRSARAGGFGGAFGAGGFGGAFGAGGFGGIGLSRAAGLGAAAGGAGFGFRGGLGGGFGLRAGAGAGLGAGFGAGFGAGAGLGLGGGIGGAGGRFGGAYGALRGRLGGRGFKVGSYGVSPAFLFSAKAGPGGLGGLGGLGGGPGSGLPDIPSIDPSLPSVDTVQVTRLKEKEELQNLNNKFAAFIDKVRSLEQQNAILRAQISVYNRSDASSPASPSIVATTAVAGYKAQIETLSQTKAAILSEIDHYKQIVEEVQAKFDEDSDSTKNLESEWTTLKEDVDHLYLTIFDLLTKLSGVEDQITLSKQLYDAKVREVHTLVTSGTKAAISISFDNYAQAADLTSAISDMKAQYEALVASTKQEAFSVAENKIVMASGSTQSSVQALISFKEEYRMVKFQVESIQREIERVKSLNIQLEAQVSEAEASTGSESDTYQEQAIALKAQLDDIRKQIAQYGQEYQDLLAVKMALDVEITAYKKLMDSEELRLNSGGGITVQVSKSSVGGAAAGGGGGGLGLGGGVGGGFGSGFGGGFGSGFGGGLGGGLGGSLGGGLGGGYGGGLGGGYGGGLGGGFSGGLGGGIGGGIGGGLSSGLSLGGGLGSGSFTGGFSLNSSNVSTSY from the exons ATGACTGAGAAGCAAGTGAAAGCGAGTAGCTCCGCCGTGCGCTATGGCGCATCCTATGGAAGCAACAGGATCTTCTCTTCAGGCAGAAGCGCTAGGGCTGGTGGATTTGGGGGAGCATTTGGTGCTGGGGGATTCGGGGGAGCATTTGGTGCTGGGGGATTCGGGGGGATTGGACTCTCCAGAGCGGCTGGACTGGGTGCAGCAGCAGGTGGTGCAGGGTTTGGCTTCAGAGGCGGATTGGGAGGAGGTTTTGGTCTAAGAGCCGGAGCCGGTGCAGGGTTAGGAGCAGGATTTGGAGCCGGATTTGGAGCCGGTGCAGGTCTGGGATTAGGTGGCGGAATTGGAGGAGCAGGGGGTAGATTTGGAGGTGCCTATGGTGCCTTGAGAGGCCGCCTGGGAGGTAGAGGTTTTAAAGTAGGAAGCTATGGAGTCAGCCCAGCCTTCCTCTTCAGCGCTAAAGCTGGCCCTGGTGGACTAGGTGGACTAGGTGGTCTCGGTGGTGGGCCTGGGTCTGGCCTCCCTGACATCCCCTCCATTGACCCCTCCCTGCCTTCTGTGGACACCGTGCAAGTGACTCGTTTGAAGGAAAAGGAAGAACTCCAGAACCTCAACAACAAGTTTGCAGCCTTCATTGATAAG GTCCGCAGTTTGGAGCAACAGAACGCCATCCTTAGAGCTCAGATTTCCGTGTACAACAGGAGTGATGCAAGTTCGCCAGCCTCCCCCTCCATTGTTGCCACCACTGCTGTTGCTGGTTACAAAGCCCAGATTGAGACCCTGAGCCAAACAAAAGCAGCCATACTCTCAGAAATCGATCACTACAAACAGATAGTCGAAGAAGTGCAAGCGAA ATTCGATGAAGACAGCGACTCAACTAAGAACTTGGAGAGTGAATGGACTACTCTGAAAGAG GACGTGGACCATCTGTATTTGACAATCTTTGATTTGCTGACAAAACTATCTGGAGTTGAGGATCAGATAACCCTTTCCAAGCAGTTATATGATGCT AAAGTCAGAGAAGTGCACACTCTTGTCACCAGTGGCACCAAAGCCGCCATCTCCATCTCTTTTGATAACTACGCACAAGCCGCAGATCTAACATCAGCCATCTCAGACATGAAAGCGCAATACGAAGCCCTGGTTGCGTCGACAAAGCAGGAAGCTTTCTCAGTGGCTGAGAACAAG ATCGTTATGGCATCGGGTTCTACACAGTCATCAGTCCAAGCCCTGATATCATTCAAGGAAGAGTACAGGATGGTGAAATTCCAGGTGGAATCAATACAGCGTGAAATCGAACGTGTGAAATCCCTG AACATACAGCTGGAGGCTCAGGTCTCAGAAGCAGAGGCCAGCACCGGCAGTGAATCAGACACATATCAAGAACAAGCCATCGCTCTCAAGGCGCAACTTGATGACATCAGAAAG CAAATTGCTCAGTATGGTCAAGAATACCAGGACCTCTTGGCAGTGAAGATGGCATTAGATGTTGAAATTACAGCCTACAAGAAACTAATGGATAGTGAAGAGCTAAG GCTCAACAGTGGAGGTGGCATTACTGTACAGGTCTCTAAATCTAGTGTTGGTGGAGCAGCTGCCGGAGGTGGTGGAGGTGGACTTGGCCTTGGAGGTGGTGTGGGAGGTGGTTTTGGCAGTGGTTTTGGCGGTGGTTTTGGCAGTGGTTTTGGCGGTGGTCTTGGTGGAGGCCTTGGTGGAAGCCTTGGTGGAGGCCTTGGAGGAGGCTATGGAGGAGGCCTTGGAGGAGGCTATGGAGGAGGCCTTGGAGGAGGTTTCAGTGGAGGACTTGGAGGTGGAATCGGAGGTGGAATCGGAGGTGGTCTCAGCAGTGGACTAAGCTTGGGCGGAGGTCTAGGCAGCGGCAGTTTTACAGGAGGTTTCAGTTTGAACTCCAGCAATG TATCCACCAGCTACTGA